Part of the Prunus dulcis chromosome 8, ALMONDv2, whole genome shotgun sequence genome is shown below.
aGCTTAAGCTTCCTTAATTAATAAGGACGCTGCCCAACATAGTTGCCAGGAGGGTCATAGTTGCAAGTCACAAACCACCACCCATTGCTGCACTGAACCCTAGCACACCCCAGCCTAACAGAGTTTTTCCAAACCACTTGAGTATAATGCAGGCACTGCTGCCCTCCAACACAAGAGTTTGAGGTGTAGTTATAGTTAGGCTTCTCTGCCACCCACAAGTTCACAGCATATGTGCCTGTAAATGAGCCACTCCCCTTGGCCAAGTTCTCACCATAAGTCCCATTTGAATGCACCAGGTTGCAATCTGCAGCTCTTGAGTTGGCGTAGTTCTGAGCATAGGCCTCGACGGTGCTGTCCCACGTGATGTTCGGAACGCCGACTTGCTTACGTGCCACGTTGTGCGCATTGAGGTAGTCTTGCTGGGAGTTTTGGGCATGTGAGGAATGAAGCACCAGAGACATGAGACAAAGAAGTACAATACACAAAGCCATgttgtttgatttttctgtGTACCAAATGATTATATAACTTAGGAGGATTGTACTGTCAATTTGACATTCTTGGGCTATTTATAGGAAGAAGTATAATTGTGTGACAGATTATTTATGGATCGTTAAGGGAATATAGTATGAAAAGTATTTTATCAAAAGGATATATGTCACCTTTTAAAGCAACCAAAGTCATCAAAACCTTCCCCCTTGGTCTTGCATCACAAAACTTTGCGGTCTTTCGGCCAtgtattatgtatatatatataggttaTTTAGGGTAAAACTAGCAAGCGGTGCATAGGTCACTACGACTTGCACATTGTTACTTTTCCTAAAAGAAGCAACTTCATTAGGAAAATACAAAGAATGAATGTGTTACTTTTGGTTTCAATTTCGTCAATTAAAAGTACTTTGTATCGTAATATATATTGCTTTATTTTTACACATGTTAATCAAGAATTCACAAGGGGTTTGTAACTCAGTGGTTAAGAGTATTTAACTATGTATCTGAGGTCTTAAGTTCGATTCTGCCCACCCTTAATATCActtgtggaaaaaaaaaaaaaaatcaaagaattcTTTAACCTGGcccaactaaaaaaaaaaaaaaaaggaaagggaaaaaaaattctaaagtTAAGGCCCAGTCAAGCCCAGCATAGGCTAGCTCTAGCCCTCATCCGAGATCAGAAGAAGGCCC
Proteins encoded:
- the LOC117637724 gene encoding pathogenesis-related leaf protein 6-like, which gives rise to MALCIVLLCLMSLVLHSSHAQNSQQDYLNAHNVARKQVGVPNITWDSTVEAYAQNYANSRAADCNLVHSNGTYGENLAKGSGSFTGTYAVNLWVAEKPNYNYTSNSCVGGQQCLHYTQVVWKNSVRLGCARVQCSNGWWFVTCNYDPPGNYVGQRPY